From uncultured Methanobrevibacter sp., the proteins below share one genomic window:
- a CDS encoding zinc ribbon domain-containing protein, with product MGFCNSCGRPIVREDYGTNKDGSPNDEFCIDCYQNGEYTEPDITLDEMIVRKTKEMMEKNPRLPETQATGITAFFIPGLKRWNPEFQDDYKTL from the coding sequence ATGGGATTTTGTAATTCATGCGGTAGACCAATAGTCAGAGAAGATTACGGAACTAACAAGGATGGCAGTCCTAATGATGAATTTTGCATAGATTGTTATCAAAATGGAGAGTATACAGAACCAGATATAACTCTTGATGAAATGATTGTTAGAAAAACAAAAGAAATGATGGAAAAAAATCCTAGATTGCCAGAAACACAAGCGACTGGTATAACTGCTTTTTTTATTCCTGGATTGAAAAGATGGAATCCTGAGTTTCAGGATGATTATAAAACCCTTTAA
- a CDS encoding phosphoserine phosphatase, protein MKVGKGIVKKYSREYHRTLKNGERKKYTTEQIQITVPKNEDIYNNQEEVLIIPQSEIETFKSREEESESLKIANYLHVQEVKELRNQLENNINPSTLEYEKEIEELKAEIAAKNEVINEIEDQYNTLNRNNIDSLKKENETIRDKHSKLIIENENLKTKFVNMKTENENLKTKYSSIKEENKNLKTKCSNLREEHESIKSSYDQITSKYDQLKHENLSTKTSYAEIYELNEDLEKDYDSLRLEYNDLVDKFNDLQEEIYNIKSTRSHDEYIANKVKEFILNSGN, encoded by the coding sequence ATGAAAGTTGGAAAAGGTATTGTAAAAAAATATTCAAGAGAGTATCATAGAACTCTAAAAAATGGTGAAAGGAAGAAATATACTACAGAACAAATTCAAATCACCGTTCCAAAAAATGAAGACATATACAATAACCAAGAAGAAGTACTTATTATACCACAAAGTGAAATTGAAACATTTAAAAGTAGAGAGGAAGAAAGTGAGTCTTTAAAAATAGCTAATTATTTGCATGTGCAGGAAGTGAAAGAATTGAGAAATCAACTTGAAAATAACATTAATCCATCTACTTTAGAATACGAAAAAGAAATCGAAGAACTCAAAGCTGAAATCGCTGCAAAAAATGAAGTTATTAATGAAATTGAAGACCAATACAATACCTTAAATAGAAATAATATTGACAGCTTGAAAAAAGAAAATGAAACAATCAGAGACAAACATTCAAAATTAATCATAGAAAACGAAAATTTAAAAACTAAATTCGTCAATATGAAAACCGAAAATGAAAATCTCAAAACCAAATATTCAAGCATTAAGGAAGAAAATAAAAACTTGAAAACAAAATGTTCCAACTTAAGAGAAGAACATGAAAGCATCAAAAGCAGTTACGATCAAATCACTTCCAAATATGATCAGCTAAAACATGAAAATCTCAGTACAAAAACCAGTTATGCTGAAATTTATGAACTTAATGAAGATTTAGAAAAAGATTATGATTCATTACGTCTAGAATATAATGATTTAGTTGACAAATTTAACGATTTACAGGAAGAAATATATAATATTAAATCCACTAGAAGCCACGATGAATACATCGCTAACAAGGTTAAAGAATTTATTTTAAATAGTGGAAATTAA
- a CDS encoding cobaltochelatase subunit CobN codes for MFLKNKKYFCVLILLITIFIIPYSFALDNSTSDDVYLSDNDNTVLNDNAVEESVNHDNLGSADSSKSQNITLFIVSDNPGTNILDKASDELSSSQNLSNINLVIRSGEQIKEMNDVELVNLLSSCDGFVGEWISSDVDSVLTNVLGKYPNLSNKELFLILEPPSGKLNSGSSSIGLIRNNTINYQKIFTTFSDQELISYFENTKRGKYYVDVYNYIDKSATKFNPLFNQMVLYKNINDKENLKNQILYALNYLGTAFEVRAPTFTGVKQYGIYRDRWYSLDEYIATFFNPDASRTIGILESTMYIESQQLHPCYGIIESLESRGYNVIPIFAAGGSAEQLKVMIESWTSAKTDYSGFLKNSSNYDIYVDAIVSMVAYGVGGQNFSNATNFFEEVGVPVFRAVHSDYVSNEMWELGSTGLTTEKSDKWWHITIAETQGIIDATFVGGQSKYISNRTGAQITTYLPYDRNIELLADRIDSWVDLKYTSNIDKLISIIYYNYPPGKQNIGSSYLDTITSIYNMLITLKNAGYDVGELPANVTELENLMLKCGINVATWAPGELEKLANQSGVTLLSVKEYTKWFNSLDEIVKIQVTEGPVAYIGELSRRAVELNYTKTIGDTIDDWYNQVVALLPEENAVKSKSVLSNIVSSLKNYTKTQDVKYYNLFLKYFEEFKKLNISGLNGWGDAPGNVMVVNRNGIDYFVIPGLTYGNVFIAPEPQRGWESDIENLYHCTAVAPTHQYLAAYYYMQTRYHNAMIFVGRHATHEWLPGKEILLSATDYGSVVVGDVPQLYFYIADGLAEAIQAKRRGFAVIISHLTSPMSYTHLYGNLTAAANLAKEYADNPNTKTADKLRDLIIKNDYCTNLGLTKEEVKTISNALLVDKVNMFLVEMQSTLYPLGLHALGQSWSEQDLASTVSAMLSYDYVLDNNHGVLNLFTELSNYYYSKGYNQLSASEREFILNKSYDIVKALIYWDVDTVNNILISQNQKFNNPTFLACLELAKKYIDLINFSVSNELNAMLDGLNGRYVPVGEGGELVIKPAILPTGKNMFQDQSSELPTMDAWDYAKNLALLTLADLNDTTEKIIMGIWCVETARDDGALVSVVLYLLGMKPVWTDSSSAGYDDEGNPTGKKVNAMPEVIKLDDLTRPDGWAKKRIDVTVITSGLFRDLYSSQSILMDNAYRVALARSYLTITKDATLMNSAHGKQLREALEGVMQSINYYGIYNEPLNSNYVAQHWIEDTLFYLSQGYNATYAGECAITRIFAPPNGDYGAGISKLVSMSWTWNDTSELADFYLGRMGNMYSKNYWGDTNPLVFLRALSNSDTIVASRNTNQYGVLDNDDFFDYWGGLSMTVEDISGKAPKFNVLMYADKNNAYISSLEEVMYREIAARYDNPDWIKGMMKEGYSGARYMSNKFVSNLHGWQVTRPSAVSDGLWDRIYDTYYKDKYNIGVKDWLMSGNNAYSLISMSGTMLTTIHDGYWKADKATISDIANTWAQATVQNGVACCDCSCGNIAMMQWAVQYVNPDILAQLLPKLYEATKNPVFKNNTQSTQPPETESKDNQKEASTQNPVKGSTSSSTVKTNSSSTTTQTTAQSGDNAQGEAFSNVGAGSESVQAGSSSAEGADVKKSVEINPISSQSASEVGLSIVAVLAILCLIMVVAVGYFRNEDDKDKVQDLDKLFNER; via the coding sequence ATGTTTTTAAAAAATAAAAAATATTTTTGTGTATTAATTTTATTAATAACGATTTTTATCATCCCTTATTCATTTGCATTGGATAATTCCACTTCAGATGATGTATATCTTTCAGATAATGATAATACTGTATTAAATGATAATGCTGTTGAAGAATCAGTCAACCATGATAATTTGGGAAGTGCTGATTCATCAAAATCTCAAAATATTACTTTATTTATTGTAAGTGATAATCCTGGAACTAACATTTTGGATAAGGCTAGTGATGAATTGAGCAGTTCCCAAAATCTTAGTAATATCAATTTGGTTATTCGTAGTGGTGAACAGATAAAGGAAATGAATGATGTTGAATTGGTAAACTTGCTTTCTTCCTGTGATGGATTTGTTGGTGAATGGATAAGCAGTGATGTAGATTCAGTTTTAACAAATGTCTTGGGAAAATACCCCAATTTGTCAAACAAGGAATTGTTTCTCATATTGGAACCACCTTCAGGTAAATTAAATTCAGGCTCCAGTTCAATAGGATTAATCAGAAACAATACAATAAATTATCAAAAGATTTTCACAACTTTTTCAGACCAGGAACTGATTTCATATTTTGAAAATACAAAAAGAGGCAAGTACTATGTTGATGTTTACAATTACATCGACAAGAGTGCCACCAAGTTTAACCCGCTATTCAATCAGATGGTTCTTTATAAAAATATAAATGATAAAGAAAATCTTAAAAATCAGATATTGTATGCATTAAACTATTTGGGCACTGCTTTTGAAGTCAGGGCTCCAACATTTACTGGAGTAAAACAGTATGGAATCTATAGGGACAGATGGTACTCCCTTGATGAATATATTGCAACATTCTTCAATCCTGATGCTTCCAGAACCATTGGTATATTAGAAAGTACAATGTATATTGAATCCCAGCAATTGCATCCGTGCTATGGCATTATTGAGTCATTAGAATCAAGAGGATATAACGTAATCCCTATCTTTGCTGCAGGGGGATCTGCTGAACAATTGAAAGTGATGATTGAATCTTGGACCAGCGCAAAAACTGACTATTCAGGATTTTTGAAAAATTCATCCAATTATGACATTTATGTTGATGCTATAGTTTCAATGGTTGCTTATGGTGTCGGGGGTCAAAACTTCTCCAACGCCACAAACTTTTTTGAAGAAGTGGGAGTGCCTGTATTTAGAGCCGTCCACTCTGATTATGTTTCCAATGAAATGTGGGAATTAGGGTCTACAGGCCTTACAACAGAAAAAAGTGATAAATGGTGGCACATTACCATTGCTGAAACTCAGGGAATCATTGATGCGACATTTGTCGGGGGTCAATCAAAATATATTTCTAATAGAACAGGAGCACAAATCACTACCTACCTCCCTTATGATAGAAATATTGAGTTATTGGCTGACAGAATTGATTCATGGGTTGATTTAAAATACACTTCCAATATTGATAAGTTAATTTCAATAATTTATTATAATTATCCTCCTGGAAAGCAAAATATAGGTTCAAGTTACTTGGATACCATAACCAGTATCTATAACATGTTAATAACTTTAAAAAATGCAGGTTATGATGTTGGTGAATTACCTGCCAATGTTACTGAACTTGAGAATTTAATGCTTAAATGTGGTATTAATGTAGCTACTTGGGCACCGGGAGAACTTGAAAAATTAGCAAACCAGTCTGGTGTTACATTATTGTCTGTTAAAGAGTATACAAAATGGTTCAATTCATTGGATGAAATTGTTAAAATACAAGTTACAGAAGGACCTGTTGCATACATTGGTGAGCTTTCAAGGCGTGCAGTTGAGCTAAACTATACAAAAACAATTGGAGATACAATTGATGATTGGTATAATCAGGTTGTTGCTCTGCTTCCAGAAGAAAATGCCGTAAAATCCAAAAGTGTTTTAAGCAATATAGTATCCAGCTTAAAAAATTATACCAAAACTCAGGATGTAAAATATTATAATCTATTCTTAAAGTACTTTGAAGAGTTTAAAAAGTTAAATATTTCAGGTTTAAACGGTTGGGGAGATGCACCTGGTAATGTAATGGTTGTCAATAGAAATGGAATTGACTATTTTGTAATACCTGGTTTAACCTATGGAAATGTATTTATTGCCCCTGAACCTCAAAGAGGATGGGAATCTGACATTGAAAACTTGTATCACTGTACTGCTGTAGCTCCAACCCACCAGTATTTGGCAGCTTATTACTATATGCAGACCAGATACCATAACGCAATGATTTTCGTTGGAAGACACGCTACACATGAATGGTTGCCTGGAAAAGAAATTCTGCTTTCAGCTACAGATTACGGATCAGTTGTAGTTGGTGATGTGCCACAATTATACTTCTATATTGCTGATGGTTTGGCTGAAGCTATTCAGGCAAAAAGAAGAGGTTTTGCAGTTATCATTTCTCATTTAACCTCTCCAATGTCATATACTCATTTATATGGAAACTTGACTGCTGCGGCTAATTTGGCTAAAGAATATGCTGATAATCCAAATACCAAAACTGCCGATAAATTGCGTGATTTGATTATAAAAAATGATTACTGCACTAATTTGGGTCTTACAAAAGAAGAGGTAAAAACTATTTCTAATGCTTTGCTTGTCGATAAGGTAAATATGTTTTTAGTGGAAATGCAGTCTACATTGTATCCATTGGGACTTCATGCTTTGGGTCAATCCTGGAGTGAACAGGACTTGGCAAGTACAGTTTCCGCAATGTTGTCTTATGATTATGTTCTTGACAACAATCATGGCGTTTTAAATTTATTCACTGAACTTTCAAACTACTACTATTCAAAAGGATATAATCAGCTATCTGCATCTGAAAGAGAATTTATTCTAAACAAATCCTATGATATTGTAAAAGCATTGATTTATTGGGATGTTGATACTGTCAATAATATTTTAATAAGTCAAAATCAAAAATTCAACAATCCTACATTTTTAGCCTGTCTTGAATTGGCTAAAAAATATATTGACCTTATTAATTTCAGTGTTTCAAATGAATTGAATGCAATGCTTGATGGATTAAATGGCAGATATGTTCCAGTTGGTGAAGGTGGGGAACTTGTAATAAAGCCTGCAATTCTTCCGACAGGTAAAAACATGTTCCAAGACCAATCATCTGAACTTCCAACAATGGATGCTTGGGATTATGCAAAAAATCTTGCTTTATTAACACTTGCTGATTTAAATGACACTACTGAAAAGATTATCATGGGTATCTGGTGTGTAGAAACTGCAAGAGATGATGGTGCATTGGTTTCTGTTGTTCTTTACCTATTGGGTATGAAGCCTGTCTGGACAGATTCTTCAAGTGCAGGTTATGACGATGAAGGTAATCCGACAGGTAAAAAAGTGAATGCAATGCCTGAAGTAATCAAACTGGATGACTTGACACGCCCTGACGGTTGGGCTAAAAAAAGAATAGATGTAACTGTAATCACAAGCGGTTTATTCAGAGATTTATACTCCTCACAATCAATATTAATGGATAATGCATATCGTGTTGCACTTGCAAGATCATACTTGACAATAACAAAGGATGCTACTTTAATGAATTCCGCACATGGTAAACAATTGCGTGAAGCTCTTGAAGGTGTAATGCAAAGTATTAACTATTATGGAATTTATAACGAGCCGTTAAATTCAAATTATGTGGCACAGCACTGGATTGAGGATACTTTATTCTATTTAAGTCAAGGCTATAATGCTACTTATGCCGGCGAATGTGCAATAACTCGTATTTTTGCACCGCCTAATGGTGATTATGGTGCAGGAATATCAAAATTGGTATCAATGTCCTGGACATGGAATGATACAAGTGAACTTGCAGACTTTTACCTTGGAAGGATGGGTAATATGTACTCCAAAAACTATTGGGGGGATACAAACCCATTGGTATTCTTAAGGGCTCTGTCAAACTCAGATACAATTGTGGCCAGTCGTAATACTAACCAATATGGTGTATTGGACAACGATGACTTCTTTGATTATTGGGGCGGTTTGTCAATGACTGTAGAAGATATTTCCGGTAAAGCTCCTAAATTCAACGTATTGATGTATGCGGATAAGAACAATGCATACATTTCATCATTGGAGGAAGTAATGTATAGAGAAATTGCTGCAAGATATGATAATCCAGATTGGATTAAAGGAATGATGAAAGAAGGTTATAGTGGGGCTCGTTACATGTCAAATAAATTCGTAAGTAATCTGCATGGATGGCAAGTAACAAGACCATCAGCCGTATCAGATGGCTTGTGGGATAGAATTTATGATACTTATTATAAGGATAAATACAATATTGGCGTTAAAGACTGGTTGATGAGCGGAAATAATGCATATTCACTTATTTCCATGAGTGGAACAATGCTTACTACCATCCATGATGGATATTGGAAAGCAGATAAGGCAACAATAAGCGATATAGCAAATACTTGGGCTCAAGCAACAGTTCAAAATGGTGTGGCATGTTGTGACTGTAGTTGTGGTAATATTGCGATGATGCAATGGGCTGTGCAATATGTCAATCCGGATATTTTGGCTCAACTGCTTCCTAAATTATATGAGGCAACTAAAAATCCGGTATTCAAGAATAATACTCAATCAACTCAGCCACCTGAAACTGAATCAAAAGATAATCAAAAAGAAGCTTCAACTCAAAATCCAGTAAAAGGATCAACTTCTTCCTCGACTGTTAAAACAAATTCCAGTTCTACAACTACTCAAACTACTGCTCAAAGTGGTGACAATGCTCAGGGAGAAGCATTTTCAAATGTAGGTGCTGGAAGTGAATCAGTCCAAGCTGGAAGTTCATCTGCAGAGGGAGCGGATGTCAAAAAGTCAGTTGAAATAAATCCGATATCTTCCCAATCAGCCAGTGAAGTAGGTTTGTCAATAGTGGCTGTTTTAGCAATTTTATGCTTGATTATGGTTGTTGCTGTCGGATACTTTAGAAATGAAGATGATAAAGATAAAGTTCAAGATTTAGATAAGTTATTTAATGAAAGATAG
- a CDS encoding DUF2162 domain-containing protein: MDAINILWQLGILSAVLIFGIKLGLATGLANMSKRYLALVSIGYGGGVLILTEISSFFTDQITDLIYTYNFEFFLIMAIIMILAGIFTIREYKVFEKNTTAATCMAVVAPCPCCFGSIIVSIMLVAPTVGLGLMNLSVIVALALVLTIVVTYYASNYLVKFIDKPYPIVLGNFMFFLGIYFLLSALFLPNITAMIQNPMEAISIASPYSLIGALILVLVVVAIGGVISRRNSNFN, from the coding sequence ATGGATGCAATTAATATTTTATGGCAACTCGGAATACTGTCCGCAGTTTTAATTTTTGGAATCAAATTGGGCCTTGCTACAGGCCTTGCAAACATGTCAAAGAGATATTTGGCATTGGTGTCAATAGGATATGGTGGGGGAGTTTTAATATTGACGGAAATTTCCTCATTTTTCACAGATCAGATTACAGATTTAATTTATACTTACAATTTCGAATTTTTCTTAATCATGGCAATAATCATGATTTTGGCAGGAATATTTACAATAAGGGAGTATAAGGTATTTGAAAAAAATACTACTGCGGCCACTTGTATGGCAGTAGTTGCTCCATGTCCTTGTTGTTTTGGTTCCATTATAGTGAGTATAATGCTTGTTGCACCTACTGTAGGTTTAGGATTGATGAATTTAAGTGTAATTGTGGCTTTAGCATTAGTTTTAACAATCGTTGTAACTTATTATGCTTCTAATTACTTGGTAAAATTCATTGATAAACCTTATCCAATAGTATTAGGCAATTTCATGTTCTTTTTAGGAATTTATTTCCTGTTGTCCGCACTGTTTTTGCCGAATATTACTGCAATGATTCAAAATCCAATGGAAGCAATATCAATAGCATCTCCATATTCGTTAATTGGAGCATTAATATTGGTACTTGTCGTAGTGGCTATTGGTGGAGTAATATCTAGGAGAAATAGTAATTTTAATTAG
- a CDS encoding MotA/TolQ/ExbB proton channel family protein, whose protein sequence is MVTTIPGSEVLTSTLNMISQSLQIPVIIFLVVFAVFAVLAIGGLISEYTSRKKITPELIEELIYSISNATSLDEIKNVIKNANIYESQKVVLIKILRANSLTPESRHALAKKLVEFEENKFAKSIERTDVVTRIGPTLGLMGTLIPMGPGLAALGAGDVNTLANAIIVAFDTTVVGIGAGAVAYFVSKVRRRWYEEYLSNLDALADALLDKLNQ, encoded by the coding sequence ATGGTAACAACTATTCCTGGAAGTGAAGTATTAACATCAACATTAAATATGATTTCACAAAGTCTGCAAATTCCTGTAATCATATTTTTGGTAGTTTTTGCAGTCTTTGCAGTACTTGCAATCGGAGGATTGATTTCTGAATATACTTCAAGAAAGAAAATCACTCCCGAGCTAATTGAAGAATTAATCTATTCCATATCAAATGCAACCTCTTTAGATGAAATAAAAAATGTTATTAAAAATGCAAATATTTATGAATCTCAAAAAGTTGTTTTAATTAAGATTTTACGTGCAAATTCTCTAACTCCGGAATCAAGACATGCCTTGGCTAAAAAATTAGTTGAATTTGAAGAAAATAAATTTGCAAAATCAATCGAGAGAACTGATGTTGTCACACGTATAGGGCCAACATTAGGGCTGATGGGTACTTTAATCCCTATGGGACCAGGTCTCGCTGCTTTAGGTGCTGGAGATGTAAATACATTGGCTAATGCTATTATTGTTGCTTTTGATACTACTGTTGTTGGTATCGGTGCGGGAGCTGTAGCTTATTTTGTTTCCAAAGTAAGGCGTAGATGGTATGAAGAATACTTGTCCAATTTGGATGCGCTTGCAGATGCATTGCTTGACAAATTAAACCAATAA
- a CDS encoding DUF2149 domain-containing protein translates to MVRDKSKKRFSEGEEDPMAGTSNLVDAMLVIAVGLLIFVVISWNMQSVVFQDNQNQQKAIQESSPDVTEVSEGQTLNETPESSNSSGQGYMEMGKVYKDPSTGKLIMVEG, encoded by the coding sequence ATGGTTAGAGATAAATCTAAAAAACGTTTTTCAGAAGGTGAAGAAGACCCAATGGCCGGAACCTCAAACCTTGTAGATGCAATGCTTGTTATTGCTGTAGGCTTATTAATATTTGTTGTTATAAGCTGGAATATGCAGAGTGTGGTATTCCAAGATAATCAAAATCAGCAGAAAGCCATTCAGGAGTCTTCGCCTGATGTAACGGAAGTCAGTGAAGGACAAACATTGAATGAAACTCCCGAATCCTCTAACAGTTCAGGTCAGGGTTATATGGAAATGGGTAAAGTTTACAAGGATCCTTCAACGGGTAAGCTAATAATGGTTGAAGGTTAA
- a CDS encoding DUF3344 domain-containing protein, producing the protein MKNKSLIFSIFLVFIIVLSVSAISAQDVNDTISTTDEETVIGDAEQVSGTVSGDVDVATENPWNTTGELSYDIPADAKTIKSADVYVNVYGGSAKNTHGANANISISTANGNESYSESLWTEDGSADGTVYTLNNHTTKCYSDYMIHYDVTSLLNGLNGTNLKIKVDTFKMENKTFDGRIKLMGLVLAYDDGDNDIVNYWVNDNQIWTNSNTTLIFDTSALTEVLDMSLTNIALSSQDATYLLNGEFLTDAEHKSGNYYQYNKWNIADYFNSSKKTEFTAIGTAGSYGVSYKNVLSVLTAKPGVVQASVSLASERKNSNLDIIYPGTFNQFTINVNTNKNGKYVIRLLADGNVVNSTEVYINSSSKKITLMDETVRPVDNTTVSTGAGGSYNKVNYTVQLFLKDELLNESSINAAILYNGYLSKDYAYPNTGLESFLNVTISGDIVIDVAGAYASGTNNRVDTWNVALTNDSTIVKAFVYAPYCYGGADDENLYNVTFNGVKPSVVSFSRDQANIVSTSGYGLIVYDVTDSIKDGENTFVLNKTHSTGAYPSILIYLYNTTGSPIIKNVYIYNGADLVGMTGNGANRPISVDSVLKIDSSDVASAVAYIFGAGAKDDRASIVVNGEKDDDAWNTNLSDQVNVYAKDISKTVKNNNEISIILNNNMFTALQQIVVLTKKETPVVVKNETEITAPSVTKVYNVAKNLVVTLKDVNGKVISGAKVIITLNGKTYTKPTNAKGQAILDLPNLAPKNYKVSVKFAGDSKYKASNLSTAKVVVKKANPKMSGKTKVTYKVKTKTKKYAIVLKNNKKQAMKKVKVTLKVKGKTYKATTNAKGKAVFKITKLTKKGKYTAKVRFAGNKYYSALNKTVKITVKK; encoded by the coding sequence ATGAAAAATAAGAGTTTAATATTTTCAATATTTTTGGTTTTCATAATTGTTCTTAGTGTCAGTGCCATATCTGCTCAGGATGTGAACGATACTATTTCTACAACTGATGAAGAAACAGTTATTGGGGATGCTGAACAAGTTTCAGGAACTGTTTCTGGGGATGTTGATGTTGCAACTGAAAATCCATGGAATACAACTGGAGAATTAAGTTATGACATCCCTGCTGATGCTAAAACAATTAAAAGTGCTGATGTTTATGTGAATGTTTATGGTGGTAGTGCTAAAAATACTCATGGTGCAAATGCAAACATAAGTATTTCAACAGCTAATGGAAATGAAAGTTACTCTGAATCCTTATGGACTGAAGATGGATCAGCTGACGGTACTGTTTACACATTAAATAATCATACTACAAAATGTTATTCAGATTATATGATTCATTATGATGTAACAAGTTTATTAAATGGATTAAACGGAACTAATTTAAAAATTAAAGTTGATACATTTAAAATGGAAAATAAAACATTTGATGGTAGAATAAAGTTAATGGGGTTAGTTTTGGCATATGATGACGGTGATAATGATATCGTTAATTATTGGGTAAATGATAATCAAATTTGGACAAATTCAAATACAACCCTCATTTTTGATACTTCTGCATTAACTGAGGTATTGGATATGTCTTTAACCAATATTGCTCTTTCCAGTCAGGATGCTACTTATCTGTTGAATGGTGAATTTTTAACAGATGCTGAGCACAAATCCGGTAATTATTATCAATATAACAAATGGAATATTGCTGATTACTTCAACAGCAGTAAAAAAACTGAATTCACTGCTATTGGAACAGCTGGAAGTTATGGTGTATCTTATAAAAATGTTTTATCTGTATTAACTGCTAAACCTGGTGTTGTCCAAGCTAGTGTTTCTTTAGCCAGTGAACGTAAAAATTCTAATTTGGATATTATTTATCCAGGTACTTTTAATCAATTTACCATCAATGTAAATACAAATAAAAACGGTAAATATGTCATTAGATTATTGGCAGATGGTAATGTTGTAAATTCCACTGAAGTTTATATAAATTCTAGTTCCAAAAAAATAACTTTAATGGATGAGACCGTAAGGCCTGTTGATAATACTACTGTTTCCACCGGTGCCGGCGGTTCTTATAATAAGGTTAATTATACTGTTCAGTTATTCTTAAAAGATGAGCTTTTAAACGAATCATCTATTAATGCAGCTATTTTATATAATGGTTATTTATCTAAAGACTATGCTTATCCTAACACTGGTTTGGAATCATTCTTGAATGTTACTATTTCCGGTGACATTGTCATTGATGTGGCTGGTGCTTATGCTAGTGGTACTAATAATAGGGTTGATACATGGAATGTAGCTTTAACTAATGATTCAACTATTGTTAAAGCATTCGTTTATGCTCCATATTGTTATGGTGGTGCTGATGATGAAAACTTATACAATGTGACATTTAATGGTGTAAAACCATCTGTTGTTTCATTTAGTAGGGATCAAGCAAATATCGTATCTACTTCAGGTTATGGATTAATTGTTTATGATGTAACTGATTCAATCAAAGATGGAGAAAATACTTTCGTTTTAAACAAAACTCACTCAACCGGTGCATATCCAAGTATTTTAATTTACCTATACAATACTACTGGCAGTCCAATCATTAAAAATGTATATATTTATAATGGTGCTGATCTTGTTGGTATGACTGGTAATGGTGCTAATAGGCCTATTTCTGTAGATTCAGTATTGAAAATTGATTCTTCCGATGTTGCTAGTGCTGTTGCATATATTTTCGGTGCTGGTGCTAAGGATGATAGGGCATCTATTGTTGTTAATGGCGAAAAAGATGATGATGCTTGGAATACTAATTTAAGTGACCAAGTTAATGTTTATGCTAAAGATATAAGCAAAACTGTTAAAAACAATAATGAAATTTCCATTATTCTCAACAATAACATGTTTACTGCATTACAGCAAATTGTCGTCTTAACCAAAAAAGAAACTCCTGTTGTTGTAAAAAATGAAACTGAAATCACTGCCCCAAGTGTAACAAAAGTTTACAATGTAGCTAAAAACTTAGTTGTCACTTTAAAAGATGTTAATGGTAAAGTTATTTCAGGTGCTAAAGTTATTATTACCTTGAATGGTAAAACTTACACCAAACCTACAAACGCTAAAGGTCAAGCTATTTTGGACCTTCCTAATTTAGCTCCTAAAAATTATAAAGTATCAGTTAAATTTGCAGGAGATTCTAAATACAAAGCATCTAACTTAAGCACTGCTAAAGTTGTTGTTAAAAAGGCTAATCCTAAAATGTCTGGTAAAACCAAAGTGACTTACAAAGTTAAAACAAAAACTAAAAAGTACGCTATTGTCTTGAAAAACAACAAAAAACAAGCCATGAAAAAAGTTAAAGTCACCTTAAAAGTTAAAGGTAAAACTTATAAGGCAACTACCAATGCAAAAGGTAAAGCTGTATTTAAGATTACCAAATTAACTAAAAAAGGTAAATACACTGCTAAAGTTAGATTTGCAGGTAACAAATACTATAGTGCTTTAAATAAAACAGTTAAAATTACTGTTAAAAAATAG